From a region of the Anaeromyxobacter sp. genome:
- a CDS encoding efflux RND transporter periplasmic adaptor subunit: MTDGHHTPDPTHGPGHEAMPEGEEQAPPGTRTMALVRWALVGLMALAAAGAWVNHLLEARSVSQAAGVQYLCPMHPQIVTGQKGECPICGMDLVPAGEDAGAGVAGATAGYTCAMHPAFVSADPKTRCPECGMRLVPRQAPQGAAAGQPAPAAPGGPPVPGVVPVELSADRVQLVGIRSVAATRETLASAVRSVGFVAANEGGLVSVNTRYSGWVEQLAVAQTGQLVRQGDILAAVYSPEMLNAQQVFLNAIKWSERKPGGSAPAPAIASDLERDARLRLELLGVAAEDIDAIAKAGQPLRALNVRSPVRGYVARKNVLRGLYVQSGTELFQLADLSTVWVLVDVYESEIPRVKVGQQATFELKAYPGKQFTGRVQFIYPALNTGSRTLQARVELRNPSLELRPGMFGDVTLDVGVAEAVVIPREALIDTGDHQYVFVERGGGRYEPRPVQAGWSGGGKVAILAGLAEGERVVTTANFLVDSESRLRAAVEGFNAAPGQAPAAAHEHDHGAAGQGGMPMSGGAAVPAPAGAEPRARPRPPAAAGRYTCPMHPALDVADAKARCPICGMRVVPRPPGGGAPAMKMPMDPAMKMPMDPAMKMPMDGAMPMPAEGGMKMPAGDAMPMPAEGGMKMPAGDAMPMPAEGGMKMPAGDAMPMPAEGGMKMPAGDAMPMPAEGGMKMPDGGGAAPPAPPPPGRPGT, encoded by the coding sequence ATGACCGACGGCCACCACACGCCCGACCCCACCCACGGGCCAGGCCACGAGGCCATGCCGGAGGGCGAGGAGCAGGCGCCCCCGGGGACCCGCACCATGGCGCTGGTGCGCTGGGCGCTGGTGGGGCTGATGGCCCTGGCCGCGGCCGGCGCCTGGGTGAACCACCTCCTGGAGGCCCGCTCGGTCAGCCAGGCCGCCGGCGTCCAGTACCTCTGCCCGATGCACCCGCAGATCGTCACGGGGCAGAAGGGCGAGTGCCCCATCTGCGGCATGGACCTGGTGCCGGCCGGCGAGGACGCGGGTGCGGGCGTCGCCGGCGCGACCGCCGGCTACACCTGCGCCATGCACCCGGCCTTCGTGAGCGCCGACCCCAAGACCCGCTGCCCCGAGTGCGGCATGCGGCTGGTGCCCCGCCAGGCCCCCCAGGGCGCCGCCGCCGGCCAGCCCGCGCCCGCCGCGCCGGGCGGACCGCCGGTGCCCGGCGTGGTGCCGGTGGAGCTCTCCGCCGACCGGGTGCAGCTGGTGGGCATCCGGTCGGTGGCCGCCACCCGCGAGACCCTGGCCTCGGCCGTCCGCTCGGTGGGCTTCGTGGCCGCCAACGAGGGCGGGCTGGTGAGCGTCAACACCCGCTACTCCGGCTGGGTCGAGCAGCTGGCGGTGGCCCAGACCGGCCAGCTGGTGCGGCAGGGCGACATCCTGGCGGCGGTCTACAGCCCGGAGATGCTCAACGCCCAGCAGGTCTTCCTGAACGCCATCAAGTGGTCGGAGCGCAAGCCGGGCGGCTCCGCCCCGGCGCCGGCCATCGCCAGCGACCTGGAGCGCGACGCGCGGCTGCGCCTCGAGCTGCTGGGGGTGGCGGCGGAGGACATCGACGCCATCGCCAAGGCCGGGCAGCCGCTGCGGGCCCTCAACGTCCGCTCGCCGGTGCGCGGCTACGTGGCGCGCAAGAACGTGCTGCGCGGGCTCTACGTGCAGTCCGGCACCGAGCTGTTCCAGCTGGCGGACCTCTCCACCGTCTGGGTGCTGGTGGACGTGTACGAGAGCGAGATCCCGCGGGTCAAGGTGGGCCAGCAGGCCACCTTCGAGCTCAAGGCCTACCCGGGGAAGCAGTTCACCGGGCGGGTCCAGTTCATCTACCCGGCCCTCAACACCGGCAGCCGCACGCTGCAGGCTCGCGTCGAGCTGCGCAACCCGTCGCTGGAGCTGCGCCCCGGCATGTTCGGCGACGTGACCCTCGACGTGGGCGTCGCCGAGGCGGTGGTCATCCCACGCGAGGCGCTCATCGACACCGGCGATCACCAGTACGTCTTCGTGGAGCGCGGCGGCGGGCGCTACGAGCCGAGGCCGGTGCAGGCCGGCTGGTCCGGCGGGGGCAAGGTGGCCATCCTGGCCGGGCTGGCGGAGGGGGAGCGGGTGGTCACCACCGCCAACTTCCTGGTCGACTCGGAGAGCCGGCTCAGGGCCGCGGTGGAGGGCTTCAACGCGGCGCCCGGACAGGCCCCGGCGGCCGCCCACGAGCACGACCACGGCGCGGCCGGCCAGGGCGGCATGCCGATGTCCGGCGGAGCGGCCGTGCCCGCGCCGGCTGGCGCGGAGCCCCGGGCCAGGCCCCGACCGCCCGCCGCGGCGGGCCGCTACACCTGCCCCATGCACCCCGCCCTCGACGTGGCCGACGCCAAGGCCCGCTGTCCGATCTGCGGCATGAGGGTGGTGCCCCGGCCTCCCGGCGGTGGCGCCCCGGCCATGAAGATGCCGATGGACCCCGCCATGAAGATGCCGATGGACCCCGCCATGAAGATGCCGATGGACGGGGCCATGCCCATGCCCGCCGAGGGCGGGATGAAGATGCCGGCCGGGGACGCCATGCCCATGCCCGCCGAGGGCGGGATGAAGATGCCGGCCGGGGACGCCATGCCCATGCCCGCCGAGGGCGGGATGAAGATGCCGGCCGGAGACGCCATGCCCATGCCCGCCGAGGGCGGGATGAAGATGCCGGCCGGAGACGCCATGCCCATGCCCGCCGAGGGCGGGATGAAGATGCCGGACGGCGGCGGCGCCGCGCCGCCGGCCCCACCCCCGCCCGGCCGCCCCGGGACCTGA
- a CDS encoding efflux RND transporter permease subunit, with translation MVEKIIEFCARNRVLVLLAVAAATALSVFAIQRVKLDAIPDLSDPQVIVYTEWMGRSPTLIEDQVTYPIVSALVSAPHVADVRGYSMFGMSFVYVIFEEGTDVYWARSRVLEYLSTLQARLPGGVTPALGPDATGIGWVFQYTLVDKSGRRGLDELRTFQDFTLRYALGSVPGVAEVASVGGYQKQYQVTVDPNTLRAYGLTLDEVVSKIRASNSEVGGRVVEMSGREYYVRGRGYVQDIGDLEKVALRSSGPNGVPVLVGDVAQVRFGPDIRRGLLEWNGEGEAVGGIVVMRYGENALTVIERVKEKLAELQAGLPEGVTVEVAYDRSDLIHRSIGTLQAALLEEAIVVALIIILFLLHFRSALLPILSLPVAVAVSFIPMWLLDIPATIMSLGGIAIAIGATVDAEIVMIEASHKKLEHAPPGADRHKLLAEAAREVTPAIFFSLLIIAVAFLPVFTLTGQAGRLFTPLAWTKTFVMLSAAVLSITFAPALRDLLIRGRIRPEAQHPVSRAIIRVYKPFVFVALRRPKSTILIGLLALLSAVPLALKLGSEFMPPLNEGDLLYMPTTFPGISIEEAKRQLQLQDRVLRGVPEVLTVFGKVGRAETATDPAPLTMVETTVRLRPKEEWRTISHPRWWSSWVPGFLAPPFRLLWPEEKRMTWEQLVAELNSKMQFPGWTNAYTMPIKGRVDMLSTGVRTPVGVKVLGTSLGEIETIGVALEGLLRPLRGTRSAYYERNTGGLYLDIIPDRDAIARYGLTVGDLNRIIEAAIGGTPISVAVDGRNRFTVNVRYPQDLRSDLDRLRRVLVPVGAKAGGGGGGGMGGTTGSLEGARLPELRLAQMGGGGTATQSLQPGQSGTATDAPALGWFESTRGGPGLPSLSGPGQEAKAAGGSFVPLGQLAELRIVGGPPMIRDDGGLLVGYVYVDIDTGSRDVGGYVEEAKEVVRRAQADGRITMPTGYFLKWTGQYELMEKMAERMRLVIPLTLLLIMLLLWLHFRNFTEVLIVLLSIPFALVGSVWLLWALDYHLSTAVWVGLIALTGLAAQTGIVMIVYIDNAYERRRAAGKIRDLSDIIWAHMEGTVMRVRPKLMTVATMLAGLIPLLWATGSGADVMKRIAAPMVGGLLTSAFLTLEIIPVIYTYWRQEQVLWDRLAGLDAALLARLERWALVQKSGWIGLTAAGVAAFYVPAPAWVFWLAAAAALLAAVLGSLRYLGLRPAAKHLVWPEADQPGQAA, from the coding sequence ATGGTCGAGAAGATCATCGAGTTCTGCGCCAGGAACCGCGTCCTGGTCCTGCTGGCGGTGGCCGCCGCCACCGCCCTCTCCGTCTTCGCCATCCAGCGCGTCAAGCTGGACGCCATCCCGGACCTCTCCGACCCGCAGGTCATCGTCTACACCGAGTGGATGGGCCGCAGCCCGACCCTCATCGAGGACCAGGTCACCTATCCCATCGTCTCGGCGCTGGTGTCGGCGCCGCACGTGGCGGACGTGCGCGGCTACTCGATGTTCGGGATGAGCTTCGTCTACGTCATCTTCGAGGAGGGCACCGACGTCTACTGGGCCCGCAGCCGGGTGCTGGAGTACCTCTCCACCCTGCAGGCGCGCCTGCCGGGCGGGGTCACCCCGGCGCTGGGGCCCGACGCCACCGGCATCGGCTGGGTCTTCCAGTACACCCTGGTGGACAAGAGCGGCCGACGCGGCCTCGACGAGCTGCGCACCTTCCAGGACTTCACCCTGCGCTACGCCCTGGGCAGCGTGCCGGGCGTGGCCGAGGTGGCCAGCGTGGGCGGCTACCAGAAGCAGTACCAGGTCACGGTGGACCCCAACACGCTGCGCGCCTACGGCCTGACCCTGGACGAGGTGGTCTCCAAGATCCGCGCCTCCAACTCCGAGGTGGGCGGGCGGGTGGTGGAGATGTCCGGGCGCGAGTACTACGTGCGCGGCCGCGGCTACGTGCAGGACATCGGCGACCTGGAGAAGGTGGCGCTGCGCTCCAGCGGCCCCAACGGCGTGCCGGTGCTGGTGGGCGACGTGGCCCAGGTGCGCTTCGGCCCGGACATCCGGCGCGGCCTGCTGGAGTGGAACGGCGAGGGCGAGGCGGTGGGCGGCATCGTGGTGATGCGCTACGGCGAGAACGCCCTCACCGTCATCGAGCGGGTCAAGGAGAAGCTGGCCGAGCTGCAGGCCGGCCTGCCGGAGGGCGTCACCGTGGAGGTGGCCTACGACCGCTCCGACCTCATCCACCGCTCCATCGGCACGCTGCAGGCGGCGCTGCTGGAGGAGGCCATCGTCGTCGCGCTGATCATCATCCTCTTCCTGCTCCACTTCCGCTCGGCGCTGCTGCCCATCCTCTCCCTGCCGGTGGCGGTGGCGGTCAGCTTCATCCCCATGTGGCTGCTCGACATCCCGGCCACCATCATGAGCCTGGGCGGCATCGCCATCGCCATCGGGGCCACGGTGGACGCCGAGATCGTCATGATCGAGGCCAGCCACAAGAAGCTGGAGCACGCCCCGCCCGGCGCCGACCGGCACAAGCTGCTGGCCGAGGCGGCCCGCGAGGTGACGCCGGCCATCTTCTTCTCGCTGCTCATCATCGCGGTGGCCTTCCTGCCGGTCTTCACCCTGACCGGGCAGGCCGGCCGGCTCTTCACGCCGCTGGCCTGGACCAAGACCTTCGTCATGCTCTCGGCGGCGGTGCTCTCCATCACCTTCGCCCCGGCGCTGCGCGACCTGCTCATCCGCGGCAGGATCCGCCCCGAGGCGCAGCACCCGGTCTCGCGGGCCATCATCCGGGTCTACAAGCCCTTCGTCTTCGTGGCGCTGCGCCGCCCCAAGTCCACCATCCTGATCGGCCTGCTGGCCCTGCTGTCGGCCGTCCCGCTGGCCCTGAAGCTGGGCTCCGAGTTCATGCCGCCCCTCAACGAGGGCGACCTGCTCTACATGCCGACCACCTTCCCGGGCATCTCCATCGAGGAGGCCAAGCGGCAGCTGCAGCTGCAGGACCGGGTGCTGCGCGGCGTGCCCGAGGTGCTGACGGTCTTCGGCAAGGTGGGCCGCGCCGAGACCGCCACCGACCCCGCGCCGCTCACCATGGTCGAGACCACGGTGCGGCTCCGTCCCAAGGAGGAGTGGCGCACCATCAGCCACCCGCGCTGGTGGTCGTCCTGGGTGCCCGGGTTCCTGGCCCCACCCTTCCGCCTCCTCTGGCCCGAGGAGAAGCGGATGACCTGGGAGCAGCTGGTCGCCGAGCTCAACTCGAAGATGCAGTTCCCCGGCTGGACCAACGCCTACACCATGCCCATCAAGGGGCGCGTCGACATGCTCTCCACCGGGGTGCGCACCCCGGTGGGCGTCAAGGTGCTGGGCACCAGCCTGGGCGAGATCGAGACGATCGGCGTGGCCCTGGAGGGGCTGCTGCGCCCGCTGCGCGGCACCCGCAGCGCCTACTACGAGCGGAACACCGGCGGCCTGTACCTCGACATCATCCCCGACCGCGACGCCATCGCCCGCTACGGGCTGACGGTGGGCGACCTCAACCGCATCATCGAGGCGGCCATCGGCGGCACCCCCATCAGCGTGGCGGTGGACGGGCGCAACCGCTTCACCGTCAACGTGCGCTACCCCCAGGACCTCCGCAGCGACCTCGACCGGCTGCGCCGGGTGCTGGTGCCGGTGGGCGCCAAGGCCGGCGGCGGGGGCGGCGGCGGCATGGGCGGCACCACCGGCTCGCTGGAGGGGGCGCGCCTGCCCGAGCTGCGGCTGGCGCAGATGGGCGGCGGCGGCACGGCCACCCAGTCGCTCCAGCCGGGCCAGTCCGGCACCGCCACCGACGCCCCGGCCCTGGGCTGGTTCGAGAGCACCCGCGGCGGTCCCGGCCTGCCCTCGCTCTCCGGGCCCGGCCAGGAGGCCAAGGCGGCCGGCGGCAGCTTCGTGCCGCTGGGCCAGCTGGCCGAGCTCCGCATCGTCGGCGGCCCGCCCATGATCCGCGACGACGGGGGCCTGCTGGTGGGCTACGTCTACGTCGACATCGACACCGGCAGCCGCGACGTGGGCGGCTACGTGGAGGAGGCCAAGGAGGTGGTGCGGCGGGCCCAGGCCGACGGCCGCATCACCATGCCCACCGGCTACTTCCTCAAGTGGACCGGCCAGTACGAGCTGATGGAGAAGATGGCCGAGCGCATGCGGCTGGTCATCCCGCTCACGCTGCTCCTGATCATGCTGCTGCTCTGGCTGCACTTCCGGAACTTCACCGAGGTGCTGATCGTCCTGCTCTCCATCCCCTTCGCCCTGGTGGGCTCGGTCTGGCTGCTCTGGGCGCTCGACTACCACCTCTCCACCGCGGTCTGGGTGGGCCTCATCGCCTTGACCGGCCTGGCGGCGCAGACCGGCATCGTCATGATCGTCTACATCGACAACGCCTACGAGCGGCGGCGCGCCGCCGGCAAGATCCGCGACCTGTCGGACATCATCTGGGCCCACATGGAGGGGACGGTGATGCGGGTCCGGCCCAAGCTCATGACCGTGGCCACCATGCTGGCGGGCCTCATCCCGCTGCTCTGGGCCACCGGCTCCGGCGCCGACGTCATGAAGCGGATCGCCGCGCCCATGGTGGGCGGGCTCCTGACCAGCGCCTTCCTCACCCTGGAGATCATCCCGGTCATCTACACCTACTGGCGCCAGGAGCAGGTGCTGTGGGACCGCCTGGCCGGGCTGGACGCGGCCTTGCTGGCCCGGCTGGAGCGCTGGGCCCTGGTGCAGAAGTCCGGCTGGATCGGCCTCACCGCCGCGGGGGTGGCCGCCTTCTACGTGCCGGCGCCGGCCTGGGTCTTCTGGCTGGCCGCCGCGGCGGCGCTGCTGGCGGCGGTCCTCGGCTCGCTGCGCTACCTGGGGCTCAGGCCCGCCGCCAAGCACCTGGTCTGGCCGGAGGCGGACCAGCCGGGGCAGGCGGCCTGA
- a CDS encoding Ig-like domain repeat protein yields the protein MLSAAPSPSFYGQPVTFTAAVSALPPGVGLPGGLVTFRDGATVLGASTLDASGLATFTSAGAAPGALLAGDHQITAAYEGDASFEPRTATPFTHVVTAAAAELVASVSPALASSGQAVTIRATVSSPAGTPGGQVDFLENGVTLLGSAALDAAGQASLSIATLAVGVHPISVRYAGAADYQPVATQVTAVVEPAATTTTLVVAPAAPVVGQPVTLTATLQVVAPGAGSPGGAVTFLDGTTVLGTAPVDGAGVATLATTALGRGAHLLGASYPGDDRFGPSVASTVDLTTGRAAVEVAVEFSPSPTVIGQAVTVSVVVTAAAPGAGTPTGTVDLRDGNVLVTSMTLAAGRGTATTTTLAAGAKMLTAAYAGDADYLPGSASAAHTVARASTATALRSSAGPARFGQPVTFTATVAAVAPGAGHPAGRVTFRDGGDTLGTAGLDSVGVATLTLSSLAVGLHTITASFPGDPSFGPSSGAFDQDVLRAGATAQVAASPSPAMVGQAVTFTVALSAVAPSAGVPGGTVTVRDGPTVLGTAAVGPSGVATFTTTSLGAGDHQVTVEYGGDLGFGPTSAEARISVEAGSTGVTIESDRNPSRRGRPVTFTAMVTSPHLTPTGTVAFMDGTTLLGTATLDGNGMASFTTRDLVKGTHPVSAEFDGGQAFAAAGVDLDGGQVVENTPPVAGAGTALSLGAGHAAAATAAAAGALDQPIGTVELWARTRATLDARQASRLAASAAAPGGTLLSLGGDGVRWALGLDAARTGLVVTLAGATTTVPAAFADGGWHHLALVASEASATVLVDGVEAAVLDGHFDATVMGERLEMGQGLDGELDEVRLWATPRTTAQLAADARRPLGGTEPWLLGLWRMDEGTGGELFDAGPLHLDATVDLGGVEDATAFAPSAAWRHRDAWQERDLAPAVDAGYDADGDALTLALTAPPSHGAATLDHPSLQVAYRAGTGHLGLDQFSYGLSDGAASSEYLIEVSVARILSCQADADCGGGDLCILSACVAPDAVEARAAGCGCTSGGGEALGLWSLLALCLGTLRRARRTAPQAGRKS from the coding sequence GTGCTGTCGGCCGCCCCGTCGCCCTCCTTCTACGGCCAGCCGGTCACCTTCACGGCGGCCGTCTCGGCCCTCCCGCCCGGCGTCGGCCTGCCCGGCGGCCTGGTCACCTTCCGCGACGGGGCCACCGTGCTCGGCGCCTCCACCCTCGACGCCTCCGGCCTGGCCACCTTCACCTCCGCTGGCGCGGCGCCGGGCGCCTTGCTGGCCGGCGACCATCAGATCACCGCCGCCTACGAGGGCGACGCCAGCTTCGAGCCGCGCACCGCCACGCCCTTCACCCATGTGGTGACGGCGGCCGCCGCCGAGCTGGTGGCCAGCGTCTCCCCGGCTCTGGCCTCCTCCGGCCAGGCCGTCACCATCCGGGCCACGGTCAGCTCGCCGGCCGGGACCCCCGGCGGCCAGGTGGACTTCCTGGAGAACGGCGTCACGCTGCTCGGCTCCGCCGCGCTCGACGCCGCCGGCCAGGCCAGCCTCTCCATCGCCACGCTGGCGGTCGGCGTCCACCCCATCAGCGTCCGCTACGCCGGCGCCGCCGACTACCAGCCGGTCGCCACCCAGGTGACCGCGGTGGTGGAGCCGGCGGCCACCACCACCACCCTGGTGGTCGCCCCGGCCGCTCCGGTGGTGGGCCAGCCCGTCACCCTGACCGCCACCCTCCAGGTGGTGGCGCCGGGCGCAGGCTCGCCCGGCGGCGCGGTGACCTTCCTCGACGGGACCACCGTGCTCGGCACCGCCCCGGTGGACGGCGCGGGCGTGGCCACCCTCGCCACCACCGCCCTGGGGAGGGGGGCGCACCTGCTGGGCGCCAGCTACCCGGGCGACGACCGCTTCGGGCCGTCCGTCGCCTCCACCGTCGACCTCACCACCGGCCGGGCCGCGGTCGAGGTGGCGGTGGAGTTCTCGCCGTCGCCGACCGTCATCGGCCAGGCCGTCACGGTCTCGGTGGTGGTCACCGCCGCGGCGCCCGGCGCCGGCACGCCCACCGGCACGGTGGACCTGCGCGACGGCAACGTCCTGGTGACCTCGATGACCCTGGCCGCCGGGCGCGGCACCGCCACCACCACCACGCTGGCGGCCGGCGCCAAGATGCTCACCGCCGCCTACGCGGGGGACGCCGACTACCTGCCGGGCAGCGCCAGCGCGGCCCACACCGTGGCCCGGGCGTCCACCGCCACGGCGCTCCGGTCCTCGGCCGGCCCGGCCCGCTTCGGCCAGCCCGTCACCTTCACCGCCACCGTCGCGGCGGTGGCGCCGGGGGCCGGGCATCCGGCCGGGAGGGTCACCTTCCGCGACGGCGGCGACACCCTGGGCACCGCCGGGCTCGACTCGGTGGGCGTGGCCACCCTGACCCTCTCCAGCCTGGCGGTCGGCCTGCACACCATCACCGCCAGCTTCCCCGGTGACCCCAGCTTCGGCCCGAGCAGCGGCGCCTTCGACCAGGACGTGCTGCGCGCCGGCGCGACCGCCCAGGTGGCGGCCTCCCCGTCGCCCGCCATGGTCGGCCAGGCCGTCACCTTCACGGTGGCGCTGTCCGCGGTGGCCCCCAGCGCCGGCGTCCCCGGCGGCACCGTCACGGTCCGCGACGGCCCCACCGTGCTCGGCACGGCCGCGGTGGGCCCCTCCGGCGTGGCCACCTTCACCACCACCAGCCTGGGGGCCGGCGACCACCAGGTCACCGTCGAGTACGGCGGCGACCTGGGCTTCGGCCCGACCAGCGCCGAGGCCCGGATCTCCGTCGAGGCCGGCAGCACCGGGGTGACCATCGAGTCCGACCGCAACCCCTCGCGGCGCGGCCGCCCGGTGACCTTCACGGCCATGGTCACCTCGCCCCACCTCACCCCCACCGGGACCGTCGCCTTCATGGACGGGACCACCCTGCTCGGCACGGCAACGCTGGACGGGAACGGCATGGCCAGCTTCACCACCCGCGATCTCGTCAAGGGCACCCACCCGGTCTCGGCCGAGTTCGACGGCGGCCAGGCCTTCGCGGCCGCCGGGGTCGACCTCGACGGCGGCCAGGTGGTGGAGAACACGCCGCCGGTGGCCGGCGCCGGCACGGCGCTGTCGCTGGGCGCCGGACACGCCGCCGCGGCCACCGCCGCCGCCGCCGGGGCGCTCGACCAGCCCATCGGCACGGTGGAGCTCTGGGCGCGCACCCGGGCGACCCTCGACGCCCGCCAGGCCTCCCGCCTGGCCGCCAGCGCCGCGGCCCCCGGCGGCACCCTCCTGTCGCTCGGCGGCGACGGCGTGCGCTGGGCCCTCGGCCTGGACGCCGCCCGCACCGGCCTGGTGGTGACCCTGGCCGGCGCCACCACCACGGTCCCTGCCGCCTTCGCCGACGGCGGGTGGCACCACCTGGCGCTGGTGGCCTCCGAGGCCTCCGCGACCGTGCTGGTGGACGGCGTGGAGGCGGCGGTCCTGGACGGCCACTTCGACGCGACCGTCATGGGCGAGCGGCTGGAGATGGGCCAGGGGCTCGACGGCGAGCTCGACGAGGTCCGCCTCTGGGCGACGCCCCGGACCACGGCGCAGCTGGCCGCCGACGCCCGCCGTCCGCTCGGCGGCACCGAGCCCTGGCTCCTGGGCCTGTGGCGCATGGACGAGGGCACCGGCGGCGAGCTCTTCGACGCCGGCCCGCTCCACCTGGACGCCACCGTCGACCTCGGCGGCGTCGAGGACGCCACCGCCTTCGCTCCCTCCGCCGCCTGGCGCCACCGCGACGCCTGGCAGGAGCGCGACCTGGCCCCGGCCGTCGACGCCGGCTACGACGCCGACGGCGACGCCCTCACCCTGGCGCTCACCGCCCCGCCCAGCCACGGCGCCGCCACGCTGGACCACCCCTCGCTGCAGGTCGCCTACCGCGCCGGCACCGGCCACCTGGGCCTCGACCAGTTCAGCTACGGGCTGTCGGACGGCGCCGCCTCCAGCGAGTACCTCATCGAGGTGTCGGTGGCTCGCATCCTGAGCTGCCAGGCCGACGCGGACTGCGGCGGCGGCGACCTGTGCATCCTCTCGGCCTGCGTCGCCCCGGACGCCGTCGAGGCCAGGGCGGCCGGGTGTGGCTGCACCAGCGGCGGCGGTGAGGCGCTCGGCCTCTGGTCGCTGCTGGCGCTTTGCCTCGGCACGCTGCGCAGGGCCCGGCGCACCGCGCCGCAGGCCGGGAGGAAGTCATGA
- a CDS encoding OmpA family protein: MIVRQAIVATLLALAAGSVPAQTPTVPAQGFALQTYEPAPAGDAFFAIPGTAGPGHLAPAAALVLSWARDPLVLRQDGQVIPGGLVVHRQVWGFAQASLGLGERVLVDVAAPVALYQSGSAPFAGVGEVSGVAFGDLKLGARVGLGQAGPVALAAALDLWLPTGSQADYLSDGGLRAQPKLLASGAWGPVDCGAELGFLYREAQDVGITSTGPAVTFGGAAAWRLGAFRVGPELFGRYQFDGTATSPLEALLGGHWRHGSLDLGVGVGAGLNLSPGAAPFRALARLAWRPDGAAARDAAAAAAAAARAAEQAAAERAAAARQAAEEAERLAASQAAERAEAARLAAAQAAPAPAASDRDRDGIFDAADACPDQAGVPSTEATSHGCPAPAPALVRLTSERIEILQAVVFETGQDLIRPESQGLLREVAGVLAAHPELTTVRVEGHTDAAGQAAANTALSARRAVAVKRWLVEQGGIDAGRLQAMGFGSTRPVAPNDTRAGRAQNRRVEFRIVEAR, from the coding sequence ATGATCGTCCGCCAGGCCATCGTCGCCACCCTGCTCGCGCTGGCGGCGGGGAGCGTCCCGGCCCAGACCCCCACCGTCCCGGCGCAGGGGTTCGCGCTCCAGACCTACGAGCCGGCCCCGGCCGGGGACGCCTTCTTCGCCATCCCCGGCACCGCCGGTCCCGGCCACCTGGCGCCGGCGGCGGCCCTGGTCCTCTCCTGGGCCCGGGACCCGCTGGTCCTCCGCCAGGACGGCCAGGTCATCCCCGGCGGCCTGGTGGTGCACCGGCAGGTCTGGGGCTTCGCCCAGGCCTCGCTGGGGCTGGGCGAGCGCGTGCTCGTGGACGTCGCGGCCCCGGTGGCCCTCTACCAGTCTGGCTCGGCGCCCTTCGCCGGGGTGGGCGAGGTCTCCGGGGTGGCCTTCGGCGACCTGAAGCTGGGCGCCCGGGTGGGCCTGGGGCAGGCCGGCCCGGTGGCGCTGGCCGCCGCCCTGGACCTGTGGCTGCCCACCGGCTCGCAGGCCGACTACCTGTCCGACGGGGGGCTGCGGGCGCAGCCCAAGCTCCTGGCCAGCGGCGCCTGGGGCCCGGTGGACTGCGGGGCCGAGCTCGGGTTCCTGTACCGTGAGGCCCAGGACGTGGGCATCACCTCGACCGGACCGGCGGTGACCTTCGGCGGCGCCGCCGCCTGGCGCCTGGGCGCCTTCCGGGTCGGCCCCGAGCTCTTCGGGCGCTACCAGTTCGACGGCACGGCCACCTCGCCGCTCGAGGCGCTGCTGGGCGGCCACTGGCGCCACGGCTCGCTCGACCTGGGGGTCGGCGTCGGCGCCGGCCTCAACCTCTCGCCGGGGGCGGCGCCGTTCCGCGCCCTGGCCCGGCTGGCCTGGCGCCCCGACGGCGCCGCCGCCCGGGACGCCGCCGCGGCCGCCGCGGCCGCGGCGCGGGCCGCCGAGCAGGCCGCCGCCGAGCGCGCCGCCGCGGCGCGCCAGGCCGCGGAGGAGGCCGAGCGGCTGGCCGCGAGCCAGGCGGCCGAGCGGGCCGAGGCCGCCAGGCTGGCGGCGGCGCAGGCGGCCCCTGCGCCGGCCGCCTCCGACCGGGACCGCGACGGCATCTTCGACGCGGCGGACGCCTGCCCGGACCAGGCCGGGGTCCCGAGCACCGAGGCGACCAGCCACGGCTGCCCGGCGCCGGCGCCCGCCCTGGTGCGGCTGACCAGCGAGCGCATCGAGATCCTGCAGGCGGTGGTCTTCGAGACCGGCCAGGACCTCATCCGCCCCGAGAGCCAGGGCCTGCTCCGCGAGGTGGCCGGCGTCCTGGCCGCCCACCCCGAGCTCACCACCGTGCGGGTGGAGGGCCACACCGACGCCGCGGGCCAGGCGGCCGCCAACACGGCCCTCTCCGCCAGGCGCGCCGTGGCCGTCAAGCGCTGGCTGGTGGAGCAGGGCGGCATCGACGCCGGCCGGCTCCAGGCCATGGGCTTCGGCTCGACCAGGCCCGTCGCCCCCAACGACACCAGGGCCGGCCGCGCCCAGAACCGGCGCGTCGAGTTCCGCATCGTCGAGGCCAGGTAG